Proteins from a genomic interval of Nostoc sp. TCL240-02:
- a CDS encoding ATP-binding protein encodes MSDFISELWTNFFTSGSFIPHGHCYLWQTNLVWLHILSDAFIALAYYSIPATLFYFVRKRQDLPFYWIFLLFSAFIVACGTTHLIEIWTLWHPTYWVSGFVKAVTAIISVITAVQLVSLLPQALALPSPAQIEQANQELQIQIAERLRVEKELRKYQNHLEEMVAVRTNEITKTNEQLQQEILERQRILEVLRQSEERYRYLAEAIPQLVWTTNANGECDFFNQNWCEYTGLTLEQSLGSGWLAALHPDDIQNADEVWSNAVKNSTTYNNEYRFKRASDGSYRWQLARGLPLKDEQGIVVKWFGTCTDIHEQKQILEERAHLLELEQIARAKAETANRIKDEFLAVLSHELRTPLNAILGWSKLLQSRRLDQAKTSEALATIERNANLQVQLIEDLLDISRILQGKLTLNITKINLESTILSALETMRLAAETKLIEVSTVFEPDVGQVMGDSTRLQQVVWNLLSNALKFTPKGGKIEVRLEQADAYAQIIVSDTGKGISPEFLPFVFDYFRQADSTSTRNFGGLGLGLAIVRNIIEIHGGIVKAKSEGEGKGAIFTVSLPLLPDESRSLTDRENCAVFLTSNSLPLSGIRVLVVDDDTDSRDFIAFVLEQDGAFVIAVSSAYEALQTLALVKPDVLVSDISMPEMDGYMLIHQVRTLTPEQGGQIPAIALTAFARNDDQQEALTAGFQMHLSKPVNPEELIAVITRIVETKV; translated from the coding sequence ATGTCAGACTTTATATCAGAATTGTGGACTAACTTTTTTACATCAGGATCGTTTATTCCACATGGACATTGTTATCTATGGCAAACGAATTTAGTTTGGTTACATATATTATCTGACGCGTTCATTGCACTAGCTTATTATTCGATTCCAGCTACCCTATTTTACTTTGTTCGTAAGCGGCAGGATTTACCCTTTTATTGGATATTTTTGCTGTTTAGTGCATTTATTGTGGCTTGCGGTACCACTCATCTAATAGAGATTTGGACACTTTGGCATCCCACTTATTGGGTATCAGGGTTTGTCAAAGCAGTAACTGCCATTATATCTGTAATTACAGCAGTACAACTTGTATCTTTACTTCCACAAGCATTAGCACTTCCTAGTCCTGCTCAAATAGAACAAGCAAATCAAGAACTTCAAATACAAATAGCCGAACGCTTACGGGTAGAAAAGGAACTGCGAAAATACCAGAATCATCTCGAAGAAATGGTTGCTGTTCGCACCAATGAAATTACCAAAACCAACGAGCAATTACAACAAGAAATTCTTGAACGCCAACGAATTTTAGAAGTTCTCCGACAAAGTGAAGAACGTTATCGTTATCTAGCTGAGGCAATTCCTCAACTTGTATGGACAACTAATGCTAACGGCGAATGTGATTTTTTTAATCAAAACTGGTGTGAATATACTGGGTTAACTTTAGAGCAATCCTTGGGTTCTGGTTGGTTAGCTGCATTGCATCCAGATGATATCCAAAATGCTGATGAAGTATGGTCTAATGCCGTAAAAAATAGCACTACATATAACAATGAATATCGCTTCAAACGGGCTTCTGATGGTTCCTATCGTTGGCAGCTAGCGCGAGGTTTACCACTCAAAGATGAGCAAGGTATTGTAGTTAAATGGTTTGGAACATGTACAGATATCCACGAACAAAAACAAATACTTGAAGAACGGGCGCACTTACTGGAATTAGAACAAATCGCACGAGCTAAAGCAGAAACAGCCAATCGAATTAAAGATGAATTTCTAGCCGTCCTATCTCATGAATTACGCACTCCACTAAACGCAATTCTTGGCTGGTCAAAATTATTGCAAAGTCGTAGGTTAGACCAAGCAAAGACATCGGAAGCACTAGCCACAATCGAGAGGAATGCAAATTTACAAGTTCAACTCATCGAAGACTTGCTGGATATCTCCAGAATTTTACAGGGCAAACTGACGCTGAATATTACGAAGATTAACCTAGAGTCTACCATATTGTCGGCACTAGAAACAATGCGTTTAGCGGCAGAAACAAAGTTAATTGAGGTAAGTACAGTATTTGAACCGGATGTGGGACAAGTTATGGGCGACTCGACTCGTTTGCAGCAAGTCGTCTGGAATCTCCTTTCTAACGCTCTCAAATTTACACCCAAGGGAGGAAAAATAGAAGTGCGATTAGAGCAAGCCGATGCTTATGCTCAAATTATAGTTAGCGATACAGGTAAGGGAATCAGCCCTGAGTTTTTGCCATTCGTCTTTGATTACTTCCGTCAAGCAGATAGCACCTCTACGAGAAATTTTGGTGGATTAGGATTGGGGTTAGCAATTGTGCGTAATATCATCGAAATACATGGCGGTATAGTCAAAGCTAAGAGCGAGGGTGAGGGTAAAGGGGCAATATTTACTGTTAGTTTGCCGCTTCTGCCAGATGAAAGCCGAAGCCTGACGGATAGAGAAAACTGTGCTGTATTCTTAACTTCTAACTCCTTACCCCTCAGTGGCATCCGAGTTTTAGTTGTAGATGATGATACTGATTCACGAGATTTTATTGCTTTTGTACTAGAGCAAGATGGGGCTTTTGTGATTGCGGTATCTTCCGCTTATGAAGCATTACAAACCCTAGCACTGGTAAAGCCAGATGTCTTAGTCAGCGATATTAGTATGCCTGAGATGGATGGCTATATGTTAATACATCAAGTGAGAACTTTGACACCAGAACAAGGTGGACAAATTCCAGCAATTGCCTTGACTGCCTTTGCTAGAAACGATGACCAGCAAGAAGCGCTAACAGCTGGGTTTCAAATGCATTTATCCAAACCTGTTAACCCAGAAGAATTAATTGCAGTCATTACTCGAATTGTCGAAACAAAAGTGTAA
- a CDS encoding RNA-guided endonuclease TnpB family protein — protein MLVFEAKLKGSNEQYEKLDEAIRTTRFIRNSCLRYWMDNKGIGKYELSAYCAVLAKDFPFANNLNSMTRQASAERAWSAITRFYDNSKKNVAKKGFPRFKKHQTHGSVEYKTTGYKLSDDRQTIIFTDGFKAGSFRLWGTRDLHFYQLNQIKRVRVVRRADGYYAQFCLDVERVEKREPTGITIGLDVGFSHFYTDSGGQAVENPRHLRKSEKSLKRLQHRMSSTKKGSKNRAKSISRLARKHLKVSRQHKDFAVKLARCVIQSSDLVAYEDLMVRNMVKNRKLSKSITDAAWSAFRDWLEYFGKVFGVVTVAVPPYDTSQNCSNCGEVVKKSLSTRTHECQHCGFVLDRDWNAARNILELGLRTVGHTGTLNASGDIDLCIGGETPQCKPSRGKRKPKK, from the coding sequence ATGCTTGTATTTGAGGCAAAACTTAAGGGTAGTAATGAGCAGTACGAAAAGCTTGATGAAGCAATTCGGACTACTCGTTTTATCCGTAATTCTTGTCTTCGCTACTGGATGGATAACAAAGGAATTGGGAAGTATGAGTTGAGCGCTTATTGCGCTGTTTTGGCTAAGGATTTCCCTTTTGCTAATAACCTCAACTCGATGACACGACAAGCTAGTGCTGAACGGGCTTGGTCGGCAATCACTCGGTTCTATGACAATAGCAAGAAGAATGTAGCTAAAAAGGGTTTCCCACGCTTTAAGAAGCATCAAACACATGGTTCTGTAGAATACAAAACTACAGGCTATAAGCTTTCGGATGATAGGCAAACTATTATTTTCACCGATGGTTTCAAAGCAGGGAGTTTCCGGTTGTGGGGAACCCGTGATTTGCATTTCTACCAGTTGAATCAAATTAAGCGAGTTCGGGTTGTTCGTCGTGCTGATGGGTACTACGCTCAATTCTGCCTTGATGTTGAGCGGGTTGAAAAACGAGAGCCAACAGGTATTACCATTGGGTTGGATGTTGGGTTTTCCCATTTCTACACCGATTCGGGTGGTCAAGCAGTTGAAAATCCCCGACACCTGCGTAAAAGCGAGAAGTCTTTGAAACGGTTGCAACACCGAATGTCCTCGACTAAAAAGGGTTCTAAAAATAGAGCTAAGTCTATTTCTAGACTTGCTCGTAAACACCTCAAAGTAAGTAGGCAGCATAAAGATTTTGCCGTGAAGCTGGCAAGATGCGTTATCCAGTCTAGCGACTTGGTTGCTTATGAGGATTTGATGGTGCGGAACATGGTTAAAAATAGAAAGTTGTCCAAGTCTATAACTGACGCGGCATGGTCGGCTTTTCGTGATTGGTTGGAGTATTTCGGCAAAGTGTTTGGTGTGGTGACTGTTGCTGTTCCACCCTACGACACTAGCCAGAACTGCTCTAACTGTGGGGAAGTTGTCAAAAAGTCTTTGAGTACAAGAACTCATGAATGTCAACATTGTGGGTTTGTGTTGGATAGAGACTGGAATGCCGCTCGGAACATACTTGAGCTTGGACTACGTACCGTGGGGCACACGGGAACGCTCAACGCCTCTGGAGACATCGACCTCTGCATTGGTGGGGAAACTCCTCAATGTAAGCCGAGTCGTGGAAAGAGGAAACCCAAAAAGTGA
- a CDS encoding tetratricopeptide repeat protein, giving the protein MLKNKNVLVAAIICLCLSNDTTAFGKDVGVVLSKIPDSNRAALPGNKNAVAKFEQGSNLYKQGDFKGAEAAFRKAIELEPNFVQAYIALANTLDDQGKPQEAIAHYKKAISLDPHDSGAYFNLGLTLARLNQLEAAIAQYKKALSLEPNYADAHYNLGNALYAQGKLTEAVTEYTAAIRLKPSYAPTYTRLGNALYDQGELAEAVTQYKKSISFDPKYADAHYYLGNALYAQGKSAEAIAEYTAAIRLSPKNPAGYNALGNTLYAQGKLEEAIAQYKQALSLEPNYADAHYNLASAFYAQGKLTEAIADYTEAIRIDPKHAQAYTGLANAMDDQGKPQEAIAHYKKAISLVPNDAFTYYNLGITLGREQQLEEAIVNLKKAKELFQAEDNKEMVEQVDQLIQKINIRTN; this is encoded by the coding sequence ATGCTGAAAAACAAGAATGTACTAGTAGCAGCTATTATCTGCTTGTGTTTGAGTAATGACACTACTGCTTTTGGTAAAGATGTTGGCGTTGTTTTATCAAAAATTCCAGACTCAAATCGAGCAGCACTTCCTGGCAACAAAAACGCAGTTGCTAAGTTTGAGCAAGGAAGCAATTTATACAAACAAGGAGATTTCAAAGGAGCAGAGGCGGCTTTTCGCAAAGCCATTGAACTTGAACCCAACTTTGTGCAAGCTTATATTGCTTTGGCAAATACTCTCGACGATCAAGGCAAACCCCAAGAAGCGATCGCACATTACAAAAAAGCCATCAGCCTCGATCCTCATGACTCTGGAGCCTACTTTAATTTGGGTTTGACTTTAGCAAGGCTCAATCAGTTAGAAGCTGCGATCGCCCAATATAAAAAAGCCCTCAGTCTTGAACCCAACTATGCAGACGCTCACTATAACTTAGGAAATGCTCTCTACGCTCAAGGAAAGCTAACCGAAGCAGTCACCGAATATACAGCAGCTATTCGCCTCAAACCCAGTTATGCCCCAACTTACACGCGTCTGGGAAATGCTCTGTACGATCAGGGTGAGTTAGCAGAGGCAGTGACTCAGTACAAAAAATCCATTAGCTTCGATCCTAAGTATGCAGACGCTCACTATTACTTAGGAAATGCTTTGTATGCTCAAGGAAAGTCAGCAGAAGCGATCGCCGAATATACAGCAGCCATTCGCCTCTCTCCAAAAAATCCCGCAGGTTATAACGCTTTGGGAAATACTCTCTACGCTCAAGGCAAACTAGAAGAAGCGATCGCCCAATACAAACAAGCCCTCAGCCTTGAACCCAACTATGCAGACGCTCACTATAACTTAGCAAGCGCTTTTTACGCTCAAGGCAAGCTAACTGAAGCGATCGCAGACTATACCGAAGCGATTCGCATCGATCCAAAACACGCACAAGCCTACACAGGTTTGGCAAATGCGATGGACGATCAAGGTAAACCCCAAGAAGCGATCGCACATTACAAAAAAGCCATTAGCCTTGTACCCAACGATGCCTTCACTTACTATAATTTGGGCATCACTTTAGGAAGAGAACAACAGCTAGAAGAAGCGATCGTTAATCTCAAAAAAGCCAAAGAGTTATTCCAAGCTGAAGACAACAAGGAAATGGTTGAGCAAGTCGATCAGCTAATCCAAAAAATTAATATCCGAACGAATTGA
- the cobA gene encoding uroporphyrinogen-III C-methyltransferase, translated as MTKIEEKGKVYLVGAGPGDVAYLTVKAYNLLAAAQVLVYDALVDAQLLQCVTPDCLKLDVGKRGGKPSTTQGEINKLLIKHCQQGKQVVRLKSGDPLIFGRCTSEIEALKASGCDFELIPGISSALAAPLFAGIPLTDPVLSRCFAVLTAHEPEVLDWEALSRLETLVILMGGQHLPKIVHQLVQHGRSHLTPIAIIRWAGTPRQKIWTAQLGNILEQTTGLSLSPAVIVVGEVVGLHKYLQPEKIDYQDSTTAQTPMLNNLSSFPEPLIGKTILVTRSVGQSSTFSDRLITLGATVIEMPTLEIGPPSSWQALDDAITHLSQFDWLILTSSNGIDYFFERLIAQAKDTRALAGVKIAVVGEKTANSLKQYSLQADFIPPNFVADSLIENFPEKLDGKKVLFPRVESGGREVLVKELTLKGAKVIEVAAYQSCCPSDIPPAAELALKNRKIDIITFASSKTVQFFDQLTEKILPENSNVSQLLESVCIASIGPQTSKTCHALFGRVDVEAQEYTLDGLTQALITWATNS; from the coding sequence ATGACCAAGATTGAAGAAAAGGGCAAAGTCTATCTTGTAGGTGCTGGGCCTGGAGATGTGGCATACCTGACGGTAAAAGCTTACAATCTCTTAGCTGCTGCTCAGGTTTTAGTCTACGATGCCCTGGTAGATGCTCAATTATTGCAGTGTGTAACACCTGATTGTTTGAAGTTAGATGTCGGTAAACGCGGTGGTAAACCTAGTACAACTCAAGGTGAGATTAACAAGTTACTAATAAAGCATTGCCAGCAAGGAAAACAAGTTGTAAGGCTCAAATCAGGTGATCCGTTGATTTTTGGGCGTTGCACTTCTGAAATTGAAGCTTTGAAAGCATCTGGTTGTGATTTTGAACTGATACCAGGAATTTCTTCAGCCCTTGCAGCACCATTGTTTGCAGGAATTCCCCTGACAGATCCGGTGTTAAGTCGTTGTTTTGCAGTGCTTACAGCACATGAACCAGAGGTTTTAGACTGGGAGGCACTCTCACGCTTAGAGACACTGGTAATTTTGATGGGAGGGCAACATCTGCCAAAGATTGTACATCAATTGGTGCAACACGGGCGATCGCACTTAACACCCATTGCAATCATCCGTTGGGCAGGAACTCCTCGTCAAAAAATTTGGACAGCGCAACTGGGCAATATTTTGGAACAAACCACCGGATTATCACTTTCTCCGGCGGTAATTGTTGTTGGCGAAGTTGTTGGGCTACATAAGTACTTACAACCTGAGAAAATAGATTATCAGGATTCGACTACAGCCCAAACTCCAATGTTAAACAATCTCTCCTCCTTTCCCGAACCCCTCATTGGTAAAACAATCTTGGTGACACGTTCAGTTGGACAGTCGAGTACATTTAGCGATCGCCTCATCACATTAGGTGCAACAGTCATCGAAATGCCTACCTTAGAAATTGGCCCGCCCTCCAGTTGGCAAGCTTTGGATGATGCGATCACTCATTTATCTCAGTTCGACTGGTTAATTCTCACTTCTAGCAATGGCATAGATTACTTTTTTGAAAGGTTAATCGCCCAAGCTAAAGATACCCGTGCCTTAGCAGGTGTAAAAATTGCCGTCGTTGGCGAGAAAACAGCCAATAGTCTCAAACAATATTCTCTCCAAGCAGATTTTATTCCCCCCAACTTTGTTGCCGATTCTTTAATAGAAAATTTTCCAGAGAAACTGGATGGTAAAAAGGTTTTATTCCCCAGAGTTGAAAGTGGCGGCAGAGAAGTTTTAGTTAAGGAATTAACTCTCAAAGGAGCAAAAGTAATCGAAGTTGCTGCATATCAATCTTGTTGTCCTAGTGATATTCCACCTGCGGCAGAATTAGCCCTCAAAAACCGCAAGATAGATATAATTACCTTTGCCAGTTCTAAAACTGTACAATTTTTCGACCAGCTAACTGAGAAGATATTGCCCGAAAACTCTAATGTTAGTCAACTCTTAGAGAGCGTTTGTATTGCCTCTATCGGCCCTCAAACCTCTAAAACTTGTCATGCTTTATTCGGGCGTGTGGATGTAGAAGCCCAAGAATATACTTTAGATGGTTTAACCCAAGCACTAATAACATGGGCAACAAATTCTTAA
- the coaE gene encoding dephospho-CoA kinase (Dephospho-CoA kinase (CoaE) performs the final step in coenzyme A biosynthesis.) codes for MTKRIIGLTGGIATGKTTVTNYLASAYNLPILDADIYAREAVSIGSPILSAIAGRYGEQILLADGSLNRQKLGEIIFNCQDERNWINNLIHPDVRDRFLKAIAQSSLQTLVLVVPLLFEAGMTDFVTEIWVVCCSQEQQLQRLIQRNHLNREQAQVRINSQLAIEEKVARADIILDNSSTLERLLKQIDAALKTTSRD; via the coding sequence ATGACAAAACGTATAATCGGCTTAACCGGAGGTATTGCCACAGGCAAAACCACTGTCACCAATTATTTAGCTAGCGCTTATAACCTGCCGATTCTGGATGCAGATATTTATGCGAGAGAGGCAGTATCTATAGGTTCGCCTATTCTTAGTGCGATCGCCGGGCGTTACGGCGAACAAATTTTATTAGCAGATGGCAGCCTCAACCGCCAAAAGCTAGGCGAAATTATCTTTAATTGTCAAGATGAACGCAACTGGATAAATAATTTGATTCATCCTGATGTGCGCGATCGCTTCCTCAAAGCAATTGCCCAATCTTCCTTACAAACACTGGTTTTAGTAGTGCCTCTATTATTTGAAGCGGGTATGACTGATTTTGTTACAGAAATTTGGGTAGTGTGTTGTTCTCAAGAGCAACAACTACAAAGATTGATACAACGAAATCATTTAAATAGAGAACAGGCACAAGTCAGGATCAACAGCCAATTAGCTATCGAAGAAAAAGTGGCTCGTGCAGATATAATTTTAGATAACTCTTCCACCCTAGAAAGACTACTGAAGCAGATAGATGCCGCTCTAAAAACTACAAGTAGGGACTAG